The genomic window caaggcatctcatcacgatatcaatgtatcacagcggaataaattcaaataattattattcaactgtaattcaagtaattaaatcaaatgtcttacatccaataaaatgttTGCTAAAAcaataaacaatagatctaagttcaatgaagttgacaatgctaaatctcacctctaaaagctctgtcccaatattttttccacgctcgaaattaattatctgaatctgaaaaatagaaagaaaggtaatgacctagacagcccagtaagtaacaagtatctctaccagatatttcagatattatataattttcaagaataatgctgcaaataaatataaaaataaatttcatgctgatttaatgcaaatccaataatttcaaatattcacatataatataattataaatccgattcgattcaaaacactcgtaactcaacagcctcgactatgaccaacgtttaacccccattggcggggtccacagaataccagcgcacacccccactggcagggtccacaaacaccagcgcacaacccccactggcaggatccacaaacaccagcgcacaacccccactggcagggtccactgagtaccaacgtataatccccattggtggggcccactgaaacatagttaggctgagagcataaatccgatctgtatcaaaacattcTGTACcataaatatttcactgaacatgtacataaatcgacataccaaaatatttcaaaagcacttttctttcaaaacataatttcataaatcatgtataatttcagacaataattatttattttcacaataaatatgaaatatctcgagaagatgattcattacttacctttcacggagcactgaatgaacagatcgactaacttctagagattcttccgtgcctattatccaaaattatatttttacattaattttaattcaaaattaaatctaacaaatcccaaaatcaaaatctcgcttaaaatcagactcgtctctaaactcgatcagaatcattagatgaagccttcccctacgctaatcttagaaggataactttagagagagaaatccatcaagagagagagaaacaagctagagagagaaaattctagagagagaaagtagagagagaaagtccaattccagagagagaaagtcagggttcagactgaaagaagagagagaagagagagaaactctctctctcatcaatttcaattatttatttatttatttatttacttacttatatatatatatatatataaatatatatatatatattattattattattattattattattattattttcttttctttttcttttttttttcttttcttctttttctttccttttctttttctctttttccttctttctcttttctttttcttttctttttcttctttttcttcttttttcttggttcttcccgtgccggaacagaggacgatagtcctccgaccttgaccggctgttcgggccatggccgccgcggcggaggccggcggccgacgggggccactcccccggtcacggaggagcgtggccggcgatcaattccgatcgctggcgccggaaaatccaaagaaaaaggctcaaaaatagggtctctttcccgaccgaaaatcggcgacactcgtcgccggccacctCAAGCAAAGGTAAAGAAGatagggaaagaagagaggaaggaaaggaaggctcaccccgacctccggtgacctcgtcggcgggcaatcacgacgagaagcaaaacggtgtccgcggctcaacttcgggaaaatcggagggaaggagagagggaagaggccgatgatcgatctcaagagagaggggagaccttcttataggaAATCCTAGGACTCTGAGGGGTCTTAGGAATCCGATTTTgcctgggtttcgccggagaagaagactcctattgggagtcttcttcccggttttactctttttttttttgttttgagcttttgtgggctgaattaggttttgggctataacacctACTGTCAAATAGCCTACTGCACCAATCTCAAAGGGCTCCAAACTCCTCCATACATCTGCTGCACATATCTCAACGTCACCAGTGGTGGATCGAACAATGGATTTGCGCAAAGGAAGGTGAACCCTTTGTTCCTGCAAAAGATACAACCTAAACCCCCATGTAATATACAAATGAATCATTTTATAATCGaagaaattttttgtacaccgTGGGTGGCGTAGAAAATCCGAGATGGAGTGCACCACTTCGTCTGATTGGTTCACATAGTCACCACTTTAAAACTCGCATTTAATACCTGCAGATcagctttttcatttaaaaatttatatgacgaaaatatttctatcttttagaaaaaattatgacatcctatgacgTAATATAATTCAGGATGACATAATATGGCATAAGAGATCATAATATGAGAGGAGCATTTTTTTTCCAACCACTTTCTAACATGCATTTAATGcttatagatcaatttttttcgtttgaaaattttgaatgacgaaaatgctccTATACTTTAGAAAAAAATGATGACATCCTGTGTATGTTATGGACGTAGGATGCCATAATAAggatatagaatgtcataattttttcaaaaggtagggatattttcattatacaaaatttttaaatgaaaaagtcaaatgtagatttaaatatatattaaaaaatgatgactataAAAATTAATCGGACAAAGTGATGCaccatcggattttctacaccatctgtggtgcacaaaaaatttcgctTTATAACGGAATGACACCTGAATCAGGCCTTGGATCATGGTTATGGGCCTTACTTTAGGGAATAATGCATTGCCAGCCCACACCGAGCCCCGGCGAGTCATTTGTAAAGAATTTCTCGAAGAGAAGGGAAGAGAAACAACGTGGGTAGCCATTTTTGCTTGGCGGGAAAGTTCCAAACTCCCGCGCGCCATCGCTCATTTAGGCCTCCCCTAAGACGGTCTCGGAGGCAGAGCAGGGCAAGGAAAGACGGAGATGCAGATCAGGATCCGCTGCAACTGCGGCGAAGGGGCCTGCGCCGAGTGGGCCATCGTCGAGCTCCAAGGCGTCGTCGAGCCCCAGCCATCCATCGGTGATCAGATCCAGGGTCTCGAGATCGGACGCCTCTGTTGCAcctcatcctcttcttcctctcaggTCAGCAACATACTCTTCCGGCACTCCTAGATCCATTCCATTCCCCGTTTGATCAAGACTTCTTGACTATTTATCCTTGGTGCGCATGACTTCAGGGAAGCTACACCTTCACCGTCGGCTACCATGAATTGACCGGGTCGAGAGTGTCGCTGAAGAAGCCATTGCTGGTGCTGAAGAAAATGAAGGCAGCAGTGGATGGAGATGAGAGGGGGACGGAATTGGAAGTCATTGGAATTATTCGCCATAAGATACTCTTCAAGAGCAGGCCCAAAGCCTTGATTTCAAGTAAGAAATTTCCCTGCCTCTTAATTTCAGGACGAGTATATTTGCTTGGTTgtctaaaggaaaaaaaaaattgtcttttattttttttttttttttacagggccacaaataaaagaaaagaaaatgtcaTAGTGACTGCATGCGTATGCCAGGTGGAAGATTTCTTCTTTTGCGTGAACTCAGTGCTTTTAAACAATGAAAGTTTTTAAAGGAAGGTATCGAAATTCAAGTGGATCGTGGACAAAGACAATATATCAGGTTTTTTCATCTATAGGTGTTGAAGTTTATCTGTATTTGTGAGTAAGATGTAATGTTGTCAATGATATTATAACATGTTTCAAATATTTACCGTGGTAACCAAAGAAATGTTCCGGTATAGGCATTGATATTGGATAAGGTCACCACTTCAGTCCAAATGTTATGACTGTTTGATCCTTGAGGCAAAGTGGGGGTTTGCCGGTGGCCCTCCTAGTCTTAACAATAAAAAGGAAAGGGGTATGGTCATCTGCATCAAATAAAAACATCTCAAAAATAATTAGTTTACTATCATGCCATGATCCATTATAGAGCAAAGGGGAGTAGATGTAAGCAAATTGCATTGCAAGGCTGCATTTGGTtccagagcaagaaaaaaattgCGTTTATAAGAATATTTGTCACATCAGTTATTCCAAATTTGTTTTTGCTCCACTTTTAGATAAAATACACCTTCTTGGACTAAATTTTAAAAGATGACTTTTttgttcataaaaaataaatacatataaCAAAAAAGGTATTTTTGCTAAGAAATATTTTATCACAGCTCTCCTTTGAAATGGTGATGCCTGCTATAATAAGCAAGTTTGACTGGCATAACCATTCTTTAGTTTTGCCTCTTTTCCAAATGTTGTTTGACAGGCATAAAACTTATTCCAAGCTTTACACCCACTTTATGCCTTGATCATAATAAAGCCCAACTTGGTATAAAGTATAAACAATTAGATCCATTCATTGTCCAACAAAAAATGCACAATATCAGGAGACGTTTCTAAACTGGCAAGGTTTATGGGAATGGAAGGCTTAGATACTAAGCAAGGTGTTTGATTAGGAATGTAGAATGCAAGCATCATTACTGCTATACTAGTTCAATTTAGGAAAGGACATGGACATGGAAATGTTGTTTTTTGGTTATCAATTAGTGCATTGCTAATTTAGCAAGAAAGTTGGATATTTGACAGACTGCATTGTGGAATCTTGCCAGAAATTTTTGTAGGGTCCATGGGGTAACTGTTTATGTGTGACTGTTGTGGCAACATTGTTCTGCTATTTCTTGTGAATTCACATCTAAATGTCCCTGTACTGACTTTGATAAGTTATAGTTTTCTCTGAACTACAGAAGAGAATTCAGGATGTGGTTGCTTGAATTTTAGGGACATTTCGAAATTGATAAAATCAACTAGAGAAAATAAAAccctctaccaaaaaaaaagatgaaagttTGCAGAAGTGAATGAGGAAGTTGGTGGTGGCAGAAGTTACTAATAATAGTAACATGAGCAAACTTATGATCAAATTTCTGCAGCATGGGAAGCATGGATATGTCCTGAAATTCCTTTGGAGTTTCCTATAACATTTTATTATGCAAATACTATGTTTTTGCAAGGAAGGGGGTGCCATTATTGAGGTGATAATACTAGCTATGGTTTCATGTGTGATGAAGTTAGCATTGTTATTTATTTTATCACTTCACCGCAACAATGCGCCGGGTGCTTCTTCAATGTACTGACCCCGCCACCGTTACCTATATTTTCGTGGTAGTTTTACTGCAACCTGTGCTTGGCACCCAACAATCTCTCATGTATCCATCCAACATTCCTCTGTGATTGATTGCCcagtgaattaattttttttctcttttaaagaTTTAGTACCTATTTTAAACATATATGcttttaattattataaattaaacTTAAAAGAAAACATAATTTTGCTTTGAAAAAATGAACCACTTATCTTATATAGTAATTTATAATGATCTAACATTTCtggattattttttctaaaaaggtaTAATATTTCTAAATTTTGTGTATCATTTCAAAAACTGCTTCTAAAAGTTTAGAAAATTAATGAAATTCTATTTTTGCGGCAAAATAAGCTTTTATCTCATAATTTAGTCTAGCTAACCATTGTCACAGCATATGTAATTTTACAAAAGGTTTATagcattttaattatttaaataataatttttagataatCAAATATAAACTTTATGAATaatgataaaattaattttaagtgagagcttttgtgtgtgtgtgtgtgtatatatatatatatatatatatatatatatatatatatatatatatatatatataactgaaTGGATGTATATTCTCTGGTTTAATTttaaagttatttaatttttggGCTGAGGATCAAGTGGAGCTAGAGCATGCCCAAATTTATCTCATAATATCTAAAAATTTGGCAGTATATAGATACCAAAATCAAAAGCatgatatcaaaatttattcaCAGATTTTacgtatttaattttttatattatttgtcaatagaaataatttttaaaaataattagtagcTAAAAACATCTGGTATGGGTGTTGGTAAACCATTGTCAACATATATCCAAATTTTATCCTAAACAAATATCATTTGATGAATTTTATTTTGGATTAAATAACTTTTGGGGTGTAAATTTTGGGGctagatataaaatatccaaaatttaAGTATTTTACTTTTGATCCATTCTCTCAAGCATGAATCCAAGCATTATAGATTGATTTCACAAAattttaatggcatatctcttggATTTAGTGATTTTGGGAGATTTAAACttggattttgaaaaaaaaaaaaaaaaacacaaaaagtGGGAGCATAGTTTTTACCTTGCTGGTATGGTTTTTCTATCTTAAATCTATAGATTTAAGGCGAAAAAGAAATAGCAATCTCAAGCTCCCAATCTTTCACTCTCCCTCTCTCGATATTTCTGCGTGTTGGACTAAGTATAGTGtgtggaaaaaagaagaagaaaagtcctAAATAATCTCTATATATTCTGCTATTATAGTAACTGGTTTGAGTGTGAATTAACACTAGTTCACCTCAAATAACTCattctccatgcattcaagcagtTTTAAGAGTAATTCATACTTGACTCTAGTGGCTCCTCATCCCTGTGCATCAATGTTACCTTGATTCTtgcatcaaaacaaaaaaaaatcttgattcaaTCATACTGTTTATTACAAATTATGTGGTTTTCCAAATATTAATTAAGTCCAcattatatagatatatatattctttttcttctttagaaTCCCAGCCATATTTAAATTGCCTATGCTTGTCTTAATCTATGGTTCTAACTTTCATGACTGTAAAAATTTCATCCAACCCCCATTATGTTATAATATGATAATAGGTGAAAAGATAGTGACCATTATTTTATGTTACTTAGCATTATAAAAGTTCATTAGAACATCACTAGATATTGTTTTGTTTACTTGTAactttcttaaaatatttttttattttaaaatccttTTCCGTTAAATTTCCCTTGGAAATTTATTATATGGtccaaaataaataatattttaatgcataaaaaGTGAGTGGAAAGATAATTTTGTTATTTATCATTATTTTCTTTCTACTTTTTGTTATAACATCATTACAAACAATCATTGTAACATtccatattttaatatttaaaatattattttttgaacaTACATAATAATCATTTAATAGTTATAACAATTAATAATGGTTTTATACTAGCATTTTATTTAAAACCTTGGTTTAGTTATATAACAAGGTATTCAATTTTGACTTTAGGTCAATTGTGTATATTCGAACTTTCTTAAGAAGCTGGCAATTTTACCTAAAtaatgttaatttaaaaaaaattataaaaataatattttttacaaaatATTTACGAGAATGCTGTCCAAAATAAAATCGCTTTATCATAGGATGACTTTATGTGCTAACTCACCACAACTCACGCCATGTAGATGGCTGAGTCAGCAGCGTAAAGTCGTCCTGTAAAGAAGTGACTCTATAAGTCGTTCTATGATAGGACGACTTCCTATGATAGGATGACTCATAGAGTCATCCTATCATAGGATGACAGAGCGAGTTTGATCTCGAACTTGCATCGAGAGACCACTAGACTCTCCAACCACCGAGAGGAAGGTTGGGGTGGCACAGGGAGGGACGGCAGGGGCCGAAAGGGAGAGGGTCGGGGGACCAAGAGGGAGAGGGGTGGGGtgtttgtttgtttattttttttaagtgagagagagagaggggagagaggagtttAATCTCCCATCTCTCCCGACTAAACCCCTCTCTCCCCTCTCTGtcacttagaaaaaaaaaaaaaaaatccaaatgccccgcccctctccctctcgatcctCTTCCTCTCGGCCCTCTCGATTCCCACTACTCCTCTCCATGCCCCCCCAACCTTTCTCTCAGTGGTTGAAGAGTCTAGTGATCTCTCGGTACATGATCGGTGGTTACTCAAAGTTTGCTCTATCATATGACAACTCTATAAGTCGTCCTATCACAGGGACGACTCTATGTTGCTGACTCCACTATCCATATGATGTGAGTTGTGGTGAGTTAGCATATAAAGTCGTCCTATGATAGGgcgattttattttgaaaaatattttgaaaaatattttataaaaaatattatttttataatttttttaaataatattatttaggtAAAATTGTCTAAGAAGTCAATAAAGCAATAGAGATTTTTCTCGAGATAAAGTCTATATTTGAATATATAGCCAGATATATTAttggataaatattttttgtGAATGACCTAGCAACAACATATGgtttataatagtttcataagtGGTGTTACTAAATGTATCAAAAGTCTTCTATAGATTTTTAATAACTTATCTTTCAAGAACTATGGCTACAATAACAGTTTTTGAGTTGCGTCGTACCGTGATCAACCATAGAATTTAAGTTGTATAAATAAATTACATAGCAACCTGACAATTGTGGGTCTATGATATTCAACACCGATGCTACAGTATATTTAGTCGTAACCTAACAACTCTTAGCCATTTTTAGCATTCACTTTTTGTCTATTTATTGCATGGATAGCGTTCAAGTATGAGTTAAGCAAAATTAGACCTTCCCTCCTAATTTTATGAGATTAGAAGGGACTAATTGCCCTAACTTGCATCCTACTCCTTTAGAGATAATGCTAATCGGAAACGAACCTCTATTTTTGCCCAAGTGGTAATGGTTGATACCATTTGGGCACTTGCTCGATGGTATGCAATCAAATAAATTAaactaataggttcaacttaattccaAACCTAGCCTTTTAAGTTGCCTAGTGTTCATGAGCCAAGCCTCTAGGTTCAACTTGAACAAAATCTTGGCTTGTTCCTTAATCAAACAAAGTTACAAACTGACTAGAATTGAAGTTGCTTCATTAGGAAGGACATCTGCGCACCTTCGCTAATCCAACGGTGCATATTTGAGGAGAGCAATCCGACGGTTGTCCATGAAGCATCCATCAGTAACGCGCATGTGGACAAGAGGTTGGTAGTAGTAGTGGTGGACGTGGAGGCGGAGACTGCCTTTTTTGAACCGTTACAAATCTCTCTCCAGCACGATTCCTTTTCAAATTACGATACAAATCGAAACGAAAAAACTgacaaaatattattaaatatctgTTACCGTTTaaagctctctctctccatctctctctctccccttctcaGCTCTCTCTATCGTTTTCTTCCCGCGGCGTCGTCGTCGTCTGGATCCGGGCTTCTTCTCCAAACCCCTGCCTTGGCGCTTGGAATCCTTCTCGCGTTCTTAATAGAATAGAATTCTCGATCGCTTCTCCCACGCTTCTTTGCGGCCTCTCCTTTCGCTTCTCTCTGAGAGCAGCCAGAGGCGGTTAGTTGGAGAGTTGCTTACGAAAGCGAGCGATTGGAGGAAACCCTAGGATTGTTTGTTGGTTTTCTTCGATCTTTTTTTACTGGTTTTGAGTTCAAGCGGGGGAAAAAAGGTATGTTTAGGGTTTTTGATCTTGCTTACGGTTTCTTGGGCTTGGCATAAAAAGAGGGATAGATGGTGGCGGAAGTGAAGCGGGAGGACAAGAAGGGAGAGCGGATTCAGGAAGCCACTCCGACTTTGGATATTGGATCGGAAACAAAGCCTATGACTATTCCtgggtatttttttttattgttactAGTTGCTGCTCTGGAAGTTTAGACTACGAGAATTCGATGAAGAACACGCCTTTGGGATTCTAGTTTGGTTTTTTCTGACTCTGTATTGGTTTTACTTCACAATATCAAAGTTCGCATATTTACCGATGAAAAAAGAACTTATCTGACGGTTTTGCGGCGTTTTCCTTGTTGGgttattatttttgttatcatACATTCGTATCGCAGGAATCCGATCAGCGAAAAGATTTTGAGTTTTTATTTATTCTGATTCACTATGTTGGTTTTCTTCATCTGTTTTGCTTTATAGTGTGAAAGATCGCATCTTTGCTGCTTCATGAAGGAAAATTATAGAGGTTTTGGtgtttatttaattgatttttattttttttatttttatttttattttttcattgataGTGTTGATGGAAAGTGATTGCTATGGGTTTTCCTTTGAATGCGAAATCTATGGTAGGTTTGCAAGGTGCCTTTTTAGCTCTTTTGCTGTTATATTTCCTAAGGAATTCTGTTGCTGTCATATTTCCTAAGGACTAAGATTGCTGTTACTGTACTACTTAGATGAATCATACCTTTCCTTGTTGAACCAAACAAGTACTGAGAAATTTAAGAGTAACCTAGTCAAATAGCTGCATCAGCTTATTAAGTAACGTTCGTTTTCTTTCCCAGACATAAAAATTACGTACTTGTTAGTGGATATCCTTTTCTGTGTTGTCCTTGCTGGACACCTTTGTATCGTCTATCAGATTATCTTCCAGCTGTAAATGCCTAACGTTTCATTATATCTCATGGCGCTGATTTGCGCAGAGTTCTTTTTTATCTTAGTGATGGTAGCTGTTCTTGTTTCAGAAGAACAAGTGGTCCAACCAGAAGATCAACAAAGGGAGGATGGACAGATGAGGAGGTGAATAGATTTATATGGTTGTACTTTGTTTAGATTGTTATGGTTCAAATGCGCGTGTAAATTATTCTGTTATGGCTTTGACAGTAAACTTTCAGAAGAAAGTAATCTGACATGTTGTCcagttaaaatatttattatgaaCAACCTACAGATAATACTGTCATTTTGAGAGAAAAGACAGCTCTGAGGGGTAACAATTTCAAGTGAAAAACAtgctttattttgagaatatttcGAGTGTAAGAATGGACACTGACttctatagattttttatttttttggcacAGGATGATTTGTTGATCAAAGCTGTAAGACAATTCAATGGAAAAAACTGGAAGAAAATAGGTAATTCTTTTCTATCCAATAAGTATGTTCCTGATCcgtttttaagtttctttatcatgTGTTTATATTTATTAACATTTTTCTCCTGCTTGGTTACCTGACTCATACCTGATCATAGTTTTTATCTTAGCCCTTTTTCCGTTTTGAGGAGCCTATTTTTTCGAAACATCTAACAATGCTACATATATAAGAGTATAAGATTTAATGTGATGATCGAATTTGAATCTAATCCGTTCGATTGTGTTTGCACCAAAATAAACTACAGTTTCTGGTATTCTAAATGAATGGCATTCTTATTTATTCAtacaaaacctttttttttttttttttgggaaaagaCTGAACACTCATACAAAACCTATCGTTCAGTCAACTCTTTGTTTCTGTGTTTAGCAAGTTTCATTGCATATTTTTGCTTTAGCTTCAGTTGTGAGTGCTGGTCCAGCATTCACGACCAAACAAACATGGCCCCTGTCACACTACTGATATCCATAGTCACTTTTACATCATAGATGCAGCACATAAGGGTATTATGGCCTCCAGTTTATAGTCATTGCTCATGCCAAATATGTGGTCCATGATACTTAAATGCAGTGGGAAGTCAGAAACAGTTATTTGACCAATGCATTCATTTTTTCGTTGCCTCCATTATCATGCTCTTGTATGATAAGCAGCATAATCTGGTAATGCCATGATCACCACCCATTTATTTAAAACTGTATCTTTTTCCCCTGAAAGTTTTACTTGGAAAATAATTTAGTATTGCCATCATTACTACTTATTCCTTAAAATTGTTACTAAGCTTTTCTGAGATTTACACTTGGAAAACTAGATCTTTTGGTGGCTAACTCTTTCTCTGTTGctagttaaattaaaatttttacttcttttttctttgttaATAAGCACATGGATGCAAAAGATGTTAAaggataaatttcaaaatttaattctatcTTCCAGTTGAATCTTATATTTCAACATGACCTTCTTGACCATCCAATATTTGGTGAGTTGTCTTTCACTTTTGTGAAAGAACAtttgaattataaattataatcGTCTGGTACCTTTCTATTGAAGATGTTCAAAATTATATAGATCTTATCTGACAATGGTTGTGCTTTCCCAGCTGAATTATTTCCAGATCGAACAGATGTTCAGTGTCTCCACCGCTGGCAAAAGGTTCTCAACCCGGAGCTAGTTAAAGGAACCTGGACCAGGGAGGTAGAATCCATCTTCTTTTTGTTCTATGTATAATGTCACTGCAATGTTTGTAACTTGGATGACTGATTGCTATCTAACATGCAGGAAGATGACCTTATTATTCAGCTAGTTGAAAAGCATGGATACAAGAGGTGGTCGGTCATTGCAAAGTCCTTGCCAGGTCGTATAGGCAAGCAATGTAGGGAGAGGTAGCATGATAACAGTTCCAGCATGATTTTATattgaagaaataaaattttgggAGTTCTTTCTTTATGGAACTGATAATTCTCATGTTTGTCAGACATTTTCTGTTAAAACTGGTGTAGTAATTCTCATCAAGACATCATACATTAATGAGTTTGATACCCTAAAACGACTACCTTTCCTTTTGCTTTGATTTCAGccaatgagtttttatttttgttttctttatttttcctttttttcccatGAAATTGTACTTACATTACAA from Elaeis guineensis isolate ETL-2024a chromosome 4, EG11, whole genome shotgun sequence includes these protein-coding regions:
- the LOC105042863 gene encoding uncharacterized protein is translated as MQIRIRCNCGEGACAEWAIVELQGVVEPQPSIGDQIQGLEIGRLCCTSSSSSSQGSYTFTVGYHELTGSRVSLKKPLLVLKKMKAAVDGDERGTELEVIGIIRHKILFKSRPKALISRPQIKEKKMS